The following are encoded together in the Kutzneria kofuensis genome:
- a CDS encoding (Fe-S)-binding protein, giving the protein MIVRLVLGLLITVVGLALAGRRVLWLANLIRSGQPASGRTDRLGARVGAQLREVFGQRKLLKWSVPGLAHFFTFWGFVILLFTIVEAWGALFERDFAFWWIGRQPWLGFLEDFFTVAVLVALATFAVIRVRNAPERKERASRFYGSHTGPAWLVLAMIAGVMVTLLLYRAGQYNTGNFPFGDSGWPFATWLIAHALAPLGTTVNAVIETVFLLANIAVIMGFLVLVVHSKHLHIFVAPLNVSTKRLPNALGPLLPVESGGKPVDFTDPGDDDIFGRGKIEDFTWKGMLDFATCTECGRCQSQCPAWNTGKPLSPKMVIMDLRDHLFDRAPYVLGQQESDPIQLVAEGGVIEPDVLWSCTTCGACVDQCPVDIEHIDHIVDMRRYQVMIESEFPTELGALFRGLENKGNPWGQNNSARLDWAKDLDFEVPVISGELPDDVEYLFWVGCAGAFDDQARRTVQATAELLHIAGVNYGVLGNRERCTGDPARRSGNEFLFQMLAQETAGLLNETFGEREPGRRKIVTTCPHCMNTLGREYPQLDGNYEVVHHTQLLNRLVREKKLTPIQPAGGSAQPITFHDPCYLGRHNKVYEPPRELAAAAGAPLTEMPRHGDRSMCCGAGGARMWMEERIGKRINLERVDEAIATGAETIATACPFCRVMITDGLVQRQSEDVGGNVSVRDVSQLLLDAVHRSRDTTA; this is encoded by the coding sequence GTGATCGTTCGTCTCGTCCTCGGTCTGCTGATCACGGTGGTCGGCCTGGCGCTCGCCGGTCGCCGCGTGCTCTGGCTGGCCAACCTCATCCGGTCCGGGCAGCCCGCCTCGGGCCGCACCGACCGGCTCGGCGCCCGCGTCGGCGCCCAGCTGCGTGAGGTGTTCGGCCAGCGCAAGCTGCTCAAGTGGTCGGTGCCGGGCCTGGCCCACTTCTTCACCTTCTGGGGCTTCGTCATCCTGCTGTTCACCATCGTCGAGGCGTGGGGCGCGCTGTTCGAGCGGGACTTCGCGTTCTGGTGGATCGGCCGGCAACCCTGGCTGGGCTTCCTGGAGGACTTCTTCACCGTCGCCGTGCTGGTGGCGCTGGCCACCTTCGCCGTGATCCGCGTGCGCAACGCGCCCGAACGCAAGGAGCGCGCCTCCCGGTTCTACGGCTCGCACACCGGCCCGGCGTGGCTGGTGCTGGCGATGATCGCCGGCGTGATGGTGACGCTGCTGCTGTACCGGGCGGGGCAGTACAACACCGGCAACTTCCCGTTCGGCGACAGCGGTTGGCCGTTCGCCACCTGGCTCATCGCGCACGCGCTGGCGCCCCTGGGCACGACTGTGAACGCCGTGATCGAGACGGTGTTCCTGCTGGCCAACATCGCCGTGATCATGGGCTTCCTGGTGCTGGTGGTGCATTCCAAGCACCTGCACATCTTCGTGGCGCCGCTGAACGTGTCGACCAAGCGGCTGCCCAACGCGCTCGGGCCGCTGCTGCCGGTCGAGTCCGGCGGCAAGCCGGTGGACTTCACCGATCCCGGCGACGACGACATCTTCGGCCGCGGCAAGATCGAGGACTTCACCTGGAAGGGCATGCTCGACTTCGCCACGTGCACCGAGTGCGGGCGCTGCCAGTCCCAGTGCCCGGCCTGGAACACCGGGAAGCCGTTGTCCCCCAAGATGGTCATCATGGACCTGCGGGACCACCTGTTCGACCGCGCGCCGTACGTGCTGGGGCAGCAGGAGAGCGACCCCATCCAGCTGGTCGCCGAGGGCGGCGTGATCGAGCCGGACGTGCTGTGGTCGTGCACCACCTGCGGCGCGTGCGTCGACCAGTGCCCGGTGGACATCGAGCACATCGACCACATCGTGGACATGCGGCGCTACCAGGTGATGATCGAGTCGGAGTTCCCGACCGAGCTGGGCGCGCTGTTCCGTGGCCTGGAGAACAAGGGCAACCCCTGGGGGCAGAACAACTCCGCGCGGCTGGACTGGGCCAAGGACCTCGACTTCGAGGTGCCGGTGATCTCCGGAGAGCTGCCCGACGACGTCGAGTACCTGTTCTGGGTCGGCTGCGCCGGCGCGTTCGACGACCAGGCCCGCAGGACCGTGCAGGCGACCGCCGAGCTGCTGCACATCGCCGGCGTGAACTACGGCGTGCTGGGCAACCGCGAGCGCTGCACCGGCGACCCGGCCCGCCGCTCCGGCAACGAGTTCCTGTTCCAGATGCTGGCCCAGGAGACCGCCGGGCTGCTCAACGAGACCTTCGGCGAGCGTGAACCCGGCCGTCGCAAGATCGTCACCACCTGTCCGCACTGCATGAACACCCTCGGCCGGGAATACCCGCAGTTGGACGGCAACTACGAGGTCGTGCACCACACCCAGCTGCTGAACCGGTTGGTGCGCGAGAAGAAGCTCACCCCGATCCAGCCGGCCGGCGGGTCGGCGCAGCCGATCACGTTCCACGACCCGTGTTATCTGGGGCGGCACAACAAGGTCTACGAGCCGCCGCGCGAACTCGCCGCCGCGGCCGGCGCTCCCCTGACCGAGATGCCTCGGCACGGCGACCGGTCCATGTGCTGCGGCGCCGGCGGTGCGCGGATGTGGATGGAGGAGCGGATCGGCAAGCGCATCAACCTGGAGCGGGTCGACGAGGCCATCGCCACCGGCGCGGAGACCATCGCCACCGCGTGTCCGTTCTGCCGGGTGATGATCACTGACGGTCTCGTGCAGCGGCAGAGCGAGGACGTGGGCGGCAACGTGTCCGTGCGGGACGTGTCGCAGCTGCTGCTGGACGCCGTGCACCGATCCCGGGACACCACCGCCTGA
- a CDS encoding NPP1 family protein — MRKLSALAAAFGAAVLTLSLPSPADAAILSPLPQNADGWEQSFSPAYDYDGDGCYATAAIGSDGTLNPGLKLGGDVNGHCHDPAQLQNSNTYSRELCNNGWCAVMYASYFEKDQATLGPLAIGHTHDWEHVVVWINIASNQVEYVSTSQHSDWKWYPRSQVRFDGSHPKVVYHKDGASTHFFRLANGNDEPPENYTHGWFYPRLVGWNGYPAGLRDKLMSANFGEATIKINDANFHYGLEHSMPTGIPFNPNG; from the coding sequence GTGCGCAAACTGTCCGCACTGGCGGCCGCGTTCGGCGCCGCGGTGCTGACCTTGTCCCTGCCAAGCCCTGCCGATGCCGCCATCCTCAGCCCGCTGCCGCAGAACGCGGACGGGTGGGAACAGTCCTTCTCCCCCGCCTACGACTACGACGGCGACGGTTGCTACGCGACCGCCGCCATCGGATCGGACGGCACCCTCAACCCCGGGCTCAAGCTCGGGGGCGACGTCAACGGGCACTGCCACGACCCGGCCCAGTTACAGAACTCGAACACGTACTCCCGTGAGCTCTGCAACAACGGCTGGTGCGCGGTCATGTACGCCAGCTACTTCGAGAAGGACCAGGCCACTCTCGGCCCGCTCGCGATCGGCCACACCCATGACTGGGAGCACGTGGTGGTGTGGATCAACATCGCCAGCAACCAGGTCGAGTACGTGTCCACCTCGCAGCACAGCGACTGGAAGTGGTACCCGCGGTCCCAGGTCCGCTTCGACGGCTCGCACCCCAAGGTCGTCTACCACAAGGACGGCGCCAGCACGCACTTCTTCCGGCTGGCCAACGGCAACGACGAACCGCCGGAGAACTACACCCACGGCTGGTTCTACCCGCGGCTGGTCGGCTGGAACGGCTATCCCGCCGGCCTGCGGGACAAGCTGATGAGCGCCAACTTCGGCGAGGCCACCATCAAGATCAACGACGCCAACTTCCACTACGGCCTCGAACACTCGATGCCCACCGGCATCCCCTTCAACCCCAACGGCTGA
- a CDS encoding M15 family metallopeptidase, translating to MDVYRLATIGLAAFRLPLDALAGRWRPSERASEWALGLRFPHEDLSGLDLGARVAFAAARSEALWRHGIVIGLTSGGRSFAEQQRLFDEAVSQYGSESAARQWVLPPAESLHTQGRALDIRPREGARWLETHGHRYGLYRTYANEWWHFEHWPEYIGTSSRPPLRADPRESRPASHRM from the coding sequence ATGGACGTCTACCGGCTGGCCACGATCGGCCTGGCGGCGTTTCGGCTGCCGCTGGACGCGCTCGCCGGGCGGTGGCGTCCGTCGGAACGGGCCAGTGAATGGGCCCTGGGCCTTCGCTTCCCGCACGAGGACCTCTCCGGCTTGGACCTCGGCGCCCGGGTGGCCTTCGCCGCCGCCCGGTCCGAGGCCTTGTGGCGGCACGGCATCGTCATCGGCCTCACCTCCGGCGGGCGGTCCTTCGCCGAGCAGCAACGCCTCTTCGACGAGGCCGTGTCGCAGTACGGCAGCGAATCCGCCGCGCGCCAATGGGTTCTCCCGCCCGCCGAGTCCCTCCACACCCAGGGCCGCGCCCTCGACATCCGCCCCCGTGAAGGCGCCCGCTGGCTCGAAACCCACGGCCACCGCTACGGCCTTTACCGCACCTACGCCAACGAGTGGTGGCACTTCGAACACTGGCCCGAGTACATCGGCACCAGCTCCCGCCCACCCCTGCGCGCCGACCCCCGCGAGTCCCGCCCAGCGTCACACCGAATGTAG